One part of the Methylobacterium mesophilicum SR1.6/6 genome encodes these proteins:
- a CDS encoding substrate-binding domain-containing protein — MGQDRREGPRAMVALMAALLSLACGMMPALSATIGIAMPPPAAATRTLLEGIAEQAKAHDVAVAYAHAPDGAGAQQVAQVRQLIAVKVDALLITPVETSVRPTLTRLAREADIPLVFLDDGPPDPWPLGRIASVRPHDLVAGRLQMRKLAQMLNGTGRLALIAGNPAHAGAALRMQGIKDVLAGFAGLRLVAEDAADGDRGKARTLVAGWLAGNIGIDAIATANDAMALGAADAVEAAGIPPGRILIGGVDASADGLTAMQRKRLAVTVYQDAALQGRRAVDIALAMMRHEPVRLIDWMPVELITDRMSTTHFAK, encoded by the coding sequence ATGGGACAGGACCGCCGCGAGGGGCCGCGGGCGATGGTCGCGCTGATGGCCGCCCTGCTCAGCCTGGCCTGCGGGATGATGCCGGCGCTCTCCGCCACCATCGGTATCGCCATGCCCCCGCCTGCAGCTGCCACGCGGACCTTGCTGGAGGGTATCGCCGAGCAGGCGAAAGCGCACGATGTGGCCGTGGCGTATGCTCACGCGCCGGACGGCGCCGGCGCGCAGCAGGTCGCGCAGGTTCGGCAATTGATCGCCGTGAAGGTCGACGCGCTGCTGATCACGCCGGTGGAGACCTCGGTGCGTCCCACCCTCACCCGCCTCGCGCGGGAGGCCGACATCCCGCTGGTGTTCCTGGACGACGGCCCGCCGGACCCGTGGCCCTTAGGACGGATCGCTTCCGTGCGGCCGCACGATCTCGTCGCCGGGCGTCTTCAGATGCGCAAGCTGGCCCAGATGCTGAACGGGACGGGACGGCTCGCCCTCATCGCGGGCAATCCCGCGCATGCGGGCGCGGCGCTGCGCATGCAGGGGATCAAGGACGTGCTGGCCGGATTCGCAGGCCTCCGGCTGGTCGCCGAAGACGCGGCCGACGGGGATCGCGGCAAGGCCCGTACCCTCGTCGCCGGATGGCTCGCTGGCAACATCGGGATCGACGCCATCGCGACCGCCAACGACGCGATGGCGCTCGGTGCCGCCGACGCCGTGGAGGCTGCGGGTATACCTCCCGGCCGCATCCTCATCGGCGGCGTCGACGCGTCCGCGGACGGCCTCACCGCCATGCAGCGCAAGCGCCTCGCCGTGACGGTCTACCAGGACGCGGCCCTGCAGGGCCGGCGCGCGGTCGACATCGCCCTGGCGATGATGCGGCACGAACCAGTCCGGCTCATCGACTGGATGCCGGTCGAACTGATCACCGACCGCATGTCGACCACCCACTTCGCCAAGTAG
- the madM gene encoding malonate transporter subunit MadM, whose product MENGSGDHGIGHAVWHGIEHVFVEQSLVAAFAVVGALILISNFAAKRLTNGRVHGSAIAIVLGLVLAYCGGLYTGGKKGLADLPALAGIGLMGGAMLRDFAIVATAFEVDVVEARRAGLLGVLALALGTILPFIVGTLTAMAFGYHDAVSVTTIGAGAITYIVGPVTGAAIGADSTVMALSIATGVTKAVMVMVGTPLVARLIGLDNPRSAMAYGGLMGTVSGVAGGLAATDPKLVPYGALTATFHTGIGCLVGPSILFLTVRAFLG is encoded by the coding sequence ATGGAAAACGGATCCGGGGATCACGGCATCGGGCATGCCGTCTGGCACGGCATCGAGCACGTCTTCGTCGAGCAGAGTCTGGTGGCCGCGTTCGCGGTGGTCGGGGCGCTGATCCTGATCTCCAACTTCGCCGCCAAACGGCTCACCAACGGGCGGGTCCACGGCTCGGCCATCGCCATCGTGCTGGGGCTGGTCCTGGCCTATTGCGGCGGGCTCTACACCGGCGGCAAGAAGGGGCTCGCCGACCTCCCGGCGCTCGCCGGCATCGGCCTGATGGGCGGCGCGATGCTGCGCGACTTCGCCATCGTCGCCACGGCCTTCGAGGTCGATGTGGTCGAGGCCCGCCGCGCGGGGCTCCTCGGCGTATTAGCGCTCGCCCTCGGCACGATCTTGCCGTTCATCGTGGGGACGCTGACCGCCATGGCCTTCGGCTACCACGACGCGGTGTCGGTCACGACCATCGGCGCGGGCGCGATCACCTACATCGTGGGCCCGGTCACCGGCGCGGCGATCGGCGCGGATTCCACCGTGATGGCGCTCTCCATCGCGACCGGCGTCACCAAGGCAGTCATGGTGATGGTCGGGACACCTTTGGTGGCGCGGCTGATCGGCCTGGATAACCCGCGCTCTGCCATGGCGTATGGCGGGTTGATGGGGACGGTCAGCGGCGTCGCCGGCGGTCTCGCGGCGACCGACCCCAAGCTCGTGCCCTACGGTGCATTGACCGCCACGTTCCACACCGGGATCGGCTGCCTCGTCGGTCCCTCGATCCTGTTCCTGACGGTGCGGGCCTTCCTCGGTTGA
- the mdcA gene encoding malonate decarboxylase subunit alpha, with protein sequence MDDWREERQAREARIAAGRAQADGKVVPAEAVVDLLEAILRPGDRVCLEGDNQKQADCLARALSACDPEKVHDLHMVQSGIVLPEHLDVFETGIAKRLDYSYSGPQGARIAKMLYGGQIELGAVHTYLELFARYFVDLTPNVALIAGVSADRDGNLYTGPNTEDTPTVVEATAFKNGVVVAQVNEIVETVPRVDIPGDRIDFVVEADKPFYVEPLFTRDPAAMTETQILIAMMAIKGIYAEYGIRRLNHGIGFGTAAIELLLPTYGEKLGLKGKIATHWALNPHPTLIPAIESGWVKQVHCFGSEVGMDRYIRERPDIFFTGADGSLRSNRAFCQTAGLYACDMFIGATLQIDLMGHSSTITQSRVAGFGGAPNMGSDPHGRRHPSDAWMKAGREGQIVGDPALMRGRKLVVQLVETFGDKLVPTFVEKLDALELAQKIGLELAPVMIYADDVTHIVTEEGIANLLLCRDADEREQAIRGVAGYTEVGRGRDRAKVEALRARGVIRRPEDLGIEPLDADRALLAAKSIKDLVHWSGGLYEPPAKFRNW encoded by the coding sequence ATGGACGATTGGCGCGAGGAGAGGCAGGCGCGCGAAGCCCGGATCGCGGCTGGCCGCGCGCAGGCAGACGGCAAGGTCGTGCCGGCGGAGGCCGTCGTCGATCTGCTGGAGGCGATCCTGCGACCGGGCGATCGTGTTTGCCTCGAAGGGGACAATCAGAAGCAGGCGGATTGTCTCGCCCGGGCGCTGAGCGCCTGCGATCCCGAGAAGGTCCACGATCTGCACATGGTCCAGTCGGGGATCGTCCTCCCGGAGCATCTGGACGTCTTCGAGACCGGCATCGCCAAGAGGCTCGACTATTCCTATTCCGGTCCGCAGGGCGCCCGCATCGCCAAGATGCTCTACGGCGGCCAGATCGAGCTCGGGGCGGTGCACACCTACCTGGAGCTGTTCGCCCGCTACTTCGTTGATCTGACGCCCAACGTGGCGCTGATCGCGGGCGTCTCGGCCGACCGGGACGGCAATCTCTATACCGGGCCCAACACCGAGGACACGCCCACCGTCGTGGAGGCGACGGCCTTCAAGAACGGCGTGGTCGTCGCGCAGGTCAACGAGATCGTCGAGACAGTCCCGCGGGTCGACATCCCGGGCGATCGGATCGACTTCGTGGTGGAGGCCGACAAGCCGTTCTACGTCGAGCCGCTCTTCACCCGCGACCCGGCGGCCATGACGGAGACCCAGATCCTGATCGCCATGATGGCGATCAAGGGAATCTACGCCGAGTACGGCATCCGCCGCCTCAACCACGGCATCGGATTCGGGACGGCGGCGATCGAGCTTCTGCTGCCGACCTACGGCGAGAAGCTCGGGCTGAAGGGCAAGATCGCCACCCATTGGGCGCTGAACCCGCACCCGACCCTGATCCCCGCGATCGAGTCGGGCTGGGTCAAGCAGGTTCATTGCTTCGGGTCCGAGGTCGGCATGGACCGCTACATCCGCGAGCGGCCCGACATCTTCTTCACAGGTGCGGATGGGAGCCTTCGCTCGAACAGGGCCTTCTGCCAGACGGCCGGCCTCTATGCCTGCGACATGTTCATCGGCGCGACGCTGCAGATCGACCTGATGGGCCATTCCTCGACCATCACCCAGTCACGGGTCGCGGGCTTCGGAGGTGCCCCCAACATGGGCTCGGATCCGCACGGACGCCGCCATCCCTCGGACGCCTGGATGAAGGCGGGACGGGAGGGGCAGATCGTCGGCGACCCGGCGCTGATGCGCGGGCGCAAGCTGGTCGTCCAGCTCGTCGAGACCTTCGGCGACAAGCTGGTGCCCACCTTCGTGGAGAAGCTCGACGCGTTGGAACTCGCCCAGAAGATCGGGCTCGAGCTGGCGCCGGTGATGATCTACGCTGACGACGTGACCCACATCGTCACCGAGGAGGGCATCGCCAACCTCCTGCTCTGCCGCGACGCCGACGAGCGCGAGCAGGCGATCCGCGGCGTGGCGGGCTACACGGAGGTCGGCCGCGGCCGTGACCGGGCGAAGGTCGAGGCCTTGCGCGCCCGCGGCGTCATCCGGCGGCCGGAGGATCTCGGCATCGAGCCGCTCGACGCGGATCGGGCGCTCCTCGCCGCGAAGTCGATCAAGGATCTCGTGCACTGGTCCGGTGGGCTCTACGAGCCGCCGGCGAAGTTCCGGAACTGGTGA
- the mdcE gene encoding biotin-independent malonate decarboxylase subunit gamma: MTLDEILASLFPGGHDVAVRDGLVTGSGPFAGGRIHVVGIDGDTPLGVDGALVLSRAVLDAVRAGDRAPILVVVDSDSQRMSRRDELLGLNECLAHLAKTVLLADRSGHPTIGLIYGHSAAGAFIATALATRVLAALPGANPSVMDLLSVARVTKLPLEKLQDMAKSTPVFAPGIDNMVATGAVHAVLDPGTPLDGQIRALIDAMPSDDVRDRLGEARGGRPVARSVAEAVGDQARLG, from the coding sequence ATGACGCTCGATGAGATCCTCGCGTCCCTTTTCCCGGGCGGACATGACGTCGCCGTGCGCGACGGGCTTGTGACCGGCAGCGGCCCCTTCGCGGGTGGCAGGATCCACGTGGTGGGCATCGATGGCGACACGCCGCTGGGCGTCGACGGCGCTCTGGTCCTGTCGCGGGCGGTGCTCGACGCGGTGCGGGCGGGCGACCGGGCGCCGATCCTTGTCGTGGTCGATTCCGACAGCCAGCGCATGAGCCGGCGCGACGAGCTGCTGGGCCTGAACGAGTGCCTCGCGCACCTCGCCAAGACGGTGCTGCTGGCCGACCGCTCGGGGCATCCGACGATCGGGCTGATCTACGGCCATTCGGCTGCGGGAGCGTTCATCGCCACCGCGCTCGCGACCCGCGTGCTGGCGGCGCTGCCCGGCGCCAATCCGAGCGTGATGGACCTGCTGTCGGTGGCCCGCGTCACCAAGCTTCCGCTTGAGAAGCTCCAGGACATGGCGAAGTCGACGCCGGTCTTCGCCCCCGGCATCGACAACATGGTGGCGACCGGTGCGGTCCACGCGGTCCTGGATCCCGGCACGCCGCTGGATGGCCAGATCCGCGCTCTGATCGACGCGATGCCGTCGGACGACGTGCGGGACCGTCTCGGCGAGGCGCGCGGCGGCCGGCCGGTCGCCCGCTCCGTGGCTGAAGCCGTCGGCGATCAGGCGCGCCTTGGCTGA
- a CDS encoding acyltransferase domain-containing protein, whose product MTVALLLSGQGGQHPGMFDLTADDPAAQPIFAAAKTHLDGTDPRDLARAGDDRLHANRAGQILCCTAALAAWRTLGPAQPDRAIVAGYSVGDLAAWGVAGRLDQADVLALAARRAEAMDAASGAGFGLAGIRGLALDTLANLAARHGCHLAIRNAADSGVVGGPRDALDALCVEASGSGAQRAVVLPVHTPSHTPLLAAATAAFRDALAQATLRRPAPASPRLVSGLDGATVFRVPEGLEKLALQISRPIDWAACLDTCREYGADRVLELGPGHALATMARTAMPDARIHALDEFRSLAGVIDWLGKR is encoded by the coding sequence ATGACCGTCGCCCTGCTCCTCTCCGGCCAGGGCGGCCAGCACCCGGGGATGTTCGATCTCACAGCCGACGATCCGGCGGCGCAGCCGATCTTCGCGGCCGCCAAGACCCATCTCGACGGCACCGATCCCCGCGACCTCGCGCGGGCCGGCGACGACCGCCTGCACGCCAATCGCGCGGGCCAGATCCTGTGCTGCACCGCCGCGCTCGCCGCGTGGCGCACCCTCGGCCCGGCGCAGCCGGATCGCGCCATCGTGGCCGGCTACAGCGTCGGCGACCTCGCGGCCTGGGGCGTCGCCGGACGGCTCGATCAGGCGGACGTCCTGGCCCTCGCCGCGCGGCGCGCGGAGGCCATGGATGCCGCCTCCGGGGCCGGATTCGGGCTGGCGGGAATCCGCGGGCTGGCACTGGACACACTGGCTAATCTCGCCGCGCGGCACGGCTGCCACCTCGCGATCCGCAATGCGGCCGACAGCGGCGTCGTCGGCGGGCCGCGCGACGCCCTCGATGCCCTGTGCGTCGAGGCGAGCGGGTCCGGAGCGCAGCGGGCCGTGGTCCTGCCGGTCCACACGCCCTCCCATACGCCGCTCCTCGCAGCCGCCACGGCGGCGTTCCGGGACGCGCTCGCGCAGGCGACGCTGCGGCGACCGGCACCCGCGTCTCCCCGCCTGGTCAGCGGTCTCGACGGCGCGACCGTGTTCCGGGTCCCCGAGGGTCTCGAGAAGCTCGCCCTGCAGATCTCGCGGCCGATCGACTGGGCCGCCTGCCTGGATACCTGCCGCGAATACGGTGCCGACCGCGTCCTGGAACTGGGCCCCGGCCACGCGCTCGCGACCATGGCCCGGACCGCGATGCCGGATGCCCGGATTCACGCGCTGGATGAGTTCCGGTCGCTCGCGGGCGTCATCGACTGGCTCGGCAAGCGGTGA
- the madL gene encoding malonate transporter subunit MadL codes for MIVLGVALLAACTLIGVYLGDLLGLLLGVKANVGGVGIAMILLIAARLWLSRRGRLTKGVQFGVEFWAGMYIPIVVAMAAQQNVVAAVSGGPIVLIAATGSLVLCFGAVALLSRVGRRDASNGTVEHGGSVIGGGAEPPVPVQPASSVAKKV; via the coding sequence ATGATCGTCCTCGGTGTCGCCCTGCTCGCGGCCTGCACGCTGATCGGCGTGTATCTCGGCGATCTTCTGGGCCTGCTGCTCGGCGTGAAGGCTAATGTCGGCGGCGTCGGCATCGCGATGATCCTGCTCATCGCCGCGCGGCTGTGGCTCTCGCGGCGCGGCCGCCTGACCAAGGGTGTCCAGTTCGGCGTCGAGTTCTGGGCCGGGATGTACATCCCGATCGTCGTTGCGATGGCAGCGCAGCAGAACGTGGTCGCGGCGGTCAGCGGCGGCCCGATCGTGCTGATCGCCGCCACAGGCTCGCTCGTCCTGTGCTTCGGTGCCGTGGCCCTCCTGAGCCGCGTCGGGCGTCGCGACGCATCCAACGGGACGGTCGAGCACGGCGGATCGGTCATCGGCGGGGGGGCGGAGCCGCCCGTCCCCGTCCAGCCTGCCTCATCCGTTGCCAAAAAGGTCTGA
- the gmd gene encoding GDP-mannose 4,6-dehydratase yields MTAKRALITGVTGQDGAYLAQLLLEKGYAVTGIVRRSSHAGVFDHRLKWLGILDEVELVDGNLLDLSALMRIVQAAKPDEIYNLAAQSFVTSSWQQPLLTGQVTGLGAVHMLECLRSVAPSARYYQASTSEMFGLIQEERQSESTPFYPRSPYGVAKLYAHWMTINYRESFNLHASNGILFNHESPLRGVEFVTRKVTDAVARIKLGKQKELRLGNIDAKRDWGHARDYVQAMWLMLQQDRPDDYVIATGRTTTVRDMCAIAFKHVGLNIDDHLVIDPALFRPAEVEVLLGNPAKAKATFGWEAGTSLEALITEMVDADIRRLSANA; encoded by the coding sequence ATGACGGCCAAGCGAGCGCTGATCACCGGGGTGACGGGCCAGGACGGCGCGTATCTGGCGCAGCTGCTGCTGGAGAAGGGCTACGCGGTCACCGGAATCGTGCGCCGCTCCAGCCATGCCGGCGTCTTCGACCACCGGTTGAAGTGGCTCGGCATCCTCGACGAGGTCGAGCTGGTCGACGGCAACCTGCTCGACCTGTCGGCGCTGATGCGCATCGTCCAGGCCGCCAAGCCCGACGAGATCTACAACCTCGCCGCCCAGTCGTTCGTGACCTCATCCTGGCAGCAGCCGCTGCTCACCGGGCAGGTCACGGGCCTCGGCGCCGTACACATGCTCGAATGCCTGCGCTCGGTGGCGCCCAGCGCGCGTTATTATCAGGCCTCGACCTCGGAGATGTTCGGCCTGATCCAGGAGGAGCGCCAGAGCGAGTCGACGCCGTTCTACCCGCGCTCGCCCTACGGCGTGGCCAAGCTCTACGCCCACTGGATGACGATCAACTACCGCGAGAGCTTCAACCTGCACGCCTCGAACGGCATCCTGTTCAACCACGAGAGTCCGCTGCGGGGCGTCGAGTTCGTCACCCGCAAGGTCACGGACGCGGTGGCGCGGATCAAGCTCGGCAAGCAGAAGGAGCTGCGGCTGGGCAACATCGACGCCAAGCGCGACTGGGGCCACGCCCGTGACTATGTGCAGGCGATGTGGCTGATGCTGCAGCAGGACCGGCCCGACGACTACGTGATCGCCACCGGCCGCACCACCACCGTACGGGACATGTGCGCGATCGCGTTCAAGCATGTCGGCCTGAACATCGACGACCACCTCGTCATCGACCCGGCCCTGTTCCGTCCGGCCGAGGTCGAGGTGCTGTTGGGCAACCCCGCCAAGGCGAAGGCGACCTTCGGCTGGGAGGCGGGGACGAGCCTGGAGGCGCTGATCACCGAGATGGTCGACGCCGACATCCGCCGCCTCAGCGCCAACGCCTGA
- the mdcC gene encoding malonate decarboxylase acyl carrier protein, translating into METLTFRHTTTKPLAGSVPNAITGVVASGNLEILLERVLPADACEVAIATPISGFGDVWEAVVADFVARAQPGGIRISINDGGARPDTVSLRLLQGARLMEA; encoded by the coding sequence ATGGAAACCCTGACCTTCCGCCACACCACCACGAAGCCGCTGGCGGGCTCGGTGCCGAACGCGATCACCGGCGTGGTCGCCTCGGGCAACCTGGAGATCCTTCTGGAGCGGGTCCTGCCGGCGGATGCCTGCGAAGTCGCGATCGCGACGCCGATCTCCGGGTTCGGCGACGTCTGGGAAGCCGTGGTGGCGGATTTCGTCGCCCGGGCACAGCCGGGCGGCATCCGCATCAGCATCAACGACGGCGGCGCGCGCCCCGACACCGTATCGCTGCGCCTGCTTCAGGGCGCCCGGCTGATGGAGGCCTGA
- a CDS encoding aldehyde dehydrogenase, producing the protein MKTYQLYIDGQHVDPVEGAWFESIDPYRGEPWARIPRASRGDVDRAVAAAKRAMWEGPWAIMTASARGKVLRRIGDLVEREAKALAEVEVRDNGKLFAEVYGQTRYQPEWWWYYAGLADKVEGAQVPIDKPETFAFTRHEPVGVVGALTAWNSPLLFVAWKCAPALAAGCAVVVKPSEFASASTLEFARLTKEAGLPDGMFNVVTGFGGEAGTAIVEHPDVAKITFTGSDVTGAKVYEAAARQIKRVSLELGGKSPNIVFADADLKAAAAGAISGIFAATGQTCIAGSRLLVQNSIREAFVERLVDLARTAKLGDPMQADTNIGPITTPPQYTKVLDYIALAKSEGARCVFGGNPASGPGVIGGQFVEPTIFTGVTNDMRIAQEEVFGPVLSIIGFEDEAEALRIGNDVIYGLAAGVWTQDIGRAMRMSKGLRAGTVWVNTYRAVSYMMPFGGMKRSGIGRESGIESIREFLETKSVWISTSRDAPENPFVMR; encoded by the coding sequence GTGAAGACCTATCAGCTCTACATCGATGGCCAGCACGTCGACCCGGTCGAGGGCGCGTGGTTCGAGTCGATCGATCCCTACCGCGGCGAGCCCTGGGCCCGGATCCCCCGGGCCTCCCGCGGCGATGTCGACCGGGCCGTGGCCGCCGCCAAGCGCGCGATGTGGGAGGGCCCCTGGGCCATCATGACGGCCTCCGCGCGCGGCAAGGTGCTCCGCCGGATCGGCGATCTCGTGGAGCGCGAGGCCAAGGCGCTGGCCGAGGTCGAGGTGCGCGACAACGGCAAGCTCTTCGCCGAGGTGTACGGCCAGACCCGCTATCAGCCGGAATGGTGGTGGTACTACGCGGGCCTCGCCGACAAGGTCGAGGGCGCCCAGGTGCCGATCGACAAGCCCGAGACCTTCGCGTTCACCCGGCACGAGCCGGTGGGCGTCGTCGGGGCGCTGACCGCCTGGAACTCGCCGCTGCTGTTCGTGGCCTGGAAGTGCGCGCCGGCTCTGGCGGCCGGCTGCGCGGTCGTCGTGAAACCCTCCGAATTCGCCTCCGCCAGCACCCTCGAATTCGCCCGGCTGACCAAGGAGGCCGGCCTGCCGGACGGGATGTTCAACGTCGTCACCGGCTTCGGCGGGGAGGCCGGCACGGCCATCGTGGAGCATCCGGACGTGGCCAAGATCACCTTCACGGGCTCTGACGTCACGGGGGCGAAGGTCTACGAGGCGGCCGCGCGCCAGATCAAGCGTGTGTCGCTGGAACTCGGCGGCAAGTCGCCCAACATCGTCTTCGCCGACGCCGACCTGAAGGCGGCCGCGGCGGGCGCGATCTCCGGCATCTTCGCCGCCACGGGCCAGACCTGCATCGCCGGATCGCGGCTGCTGGTGCAGAACAGCATCCGCGAGGCCTTCGTCGAGCGGTTGGTGGATCTCGCCCGTACCGCCAAGCTGGGCGACCCGATGCAGGCCGATACCAATATCGGGCCGATCACCACGCCGCCCCAATACACCAAGGTGCTCGACTATATCGCGCTCGCCAAGAGCGAGGGAGCGCGCTGCGTCTTCGGCGGCAACCCGGCCTCCGGTCCCGGCGTGATCGGCGGCCAGTTCGTGGAGCCGACGATCTTCACCGGCGTGACCAACGACATGCGCATCGCCCAGGAGGAGGTGTTCGGCCCGGTCCTGTCGATCATCGGCTTCGAGGACGAGGCGGAGGCGCTGCGGATCGGCAACGACGTCATCTACGGCCTCGCGGCCGGCGTCTGGACACAGGATATCGGTCGCGCGATGCGGATGTCGAAAGGATTGCGGGCCGGCACCGTCTGGGTGAACACCTATCGGGCCGTAAGCTACATGATGCCGTTCGGCGGCATGAAGCGTTCCGGAATCGGCCGCGAGAGCGGCATCGAGTCGATCCGCGAATTCCTGGAGACCAAGAGCGTCTGGATCTCGACCAGCCGCGACGCGCCGGAGAACCCGTTCGTGATGCGCTGA
- a CDS encoding biotin-independent malonate decarboxylase subunit beta, translating into MAGDRAARVDPDALSWYEATARQRVAALVDPGSFHEFLGPTERRMSPHLPLFDLPRAFDDGIVVGRAALDGSPVLIAAQEGRFMGGAFGEVHGGKIVGLLRAALDVKPMAVLILFDTGGVRLQEANAGETAIAETMRAIVDVRAAGIPVIGLIGGRAGCYGGGGLIAGTCSRLAVSEGGRISVSGPEVIETNKGAEEFDSRDRALVWRTMGGKHRRLIGGADAFCADTVAEFRRAALDLLGRAPAFDLETLEAEQARLEARIARFGDCRDATDVWARLGVNDPERVPAMDAEAFVETVRRIREADHDAR; encoded by the coding sequence ATGGCGGGTGACCGCGCCGCGCGCGTCGATCCGGATGCCCTGAGCTGGTACGAGGCCACGGCGCGCCAGCGCGTGGCGGCCCTCGTCGATCCGGGCAGCTTCCACGAGTTTCTCGGCCCGACCGAGCGGCGCATGAGCCCGCACCTGCCGCTGTTCGATCTCCCCCGCGCTTTCGACGACGGCATCGTGGTGGGCCGCGCAGCGCTCGACGGCAGCCCGGTGCTGATCGCCGCGCAGGAGGGCCGCTTCATGGGCGGCGCCTTCGGCGAGGTGCACGGGGGCAAGATCGTCGGTCTGCTCAGGGCCGCCCTCGACGTGAAGCCGATGGCGGTGCTGATCCTGTTCGACACCGGCGGCGTGCGCCTCCAGGAGGCCAATGCCGGCGAGACCGCCATCGCCGAGACGATGCGGGCCATCGTGGACGTCCGCGCCGCCGGGATCCCCGTCATCGGGCTGATCGGCGGGCGTGCCGGCTGCTACGGAGGCGGTGGCCTCATCGCCGGAACCTGCTCGCGGCTGGCGGTGTCCGAGGGTGGCCGCATCTCGGTTTCCGGTCCGGAGGTGATCGAGACCAACAAGGGCGCGGAGGAATTCGATTCCCGCGACCGGGCGCTCGTCTGGCGCACCATGGGCGGCAAGCACCGCAGGCTCATCGGCGGCGCCGACGCCTTCTGCGCCGACACGGTCGCGGAATTCCGGCGGGCAGCCCTCGACCTCCTCGGCCGGGCGCCGGCCTTCGACCTTGAAACCCTGGAGGCCGAGCAGGCGCGCCTCGAGGCCCGGATCGCCCGCTTCGGCGATTGCCGGGATGCCACGGATGTCTGGGCGCGGCTCGGCGTCAACGATCCCGAGCGGGTGCCGGCGATGGACGCGGAGGCCTTCGTCGAGACCGTCCGCCGGATCAGGGAGGCCGACCATGACGCTCGATGA
- the mdcG gene encoding malonate decarboxylase holo-[acyl-carrier-protein] synthase: protein MAEPYRRHDLVRADPAAWAALLDARPDLVAVPHLRGWAEAGRPFVVRRRVPGEDAGAVPLGLPLPPADGKRRIGLALPEEALTALSPMSLIDVAGDAPAAWRPAIRDLVAIGAGHGIVPRSFGGLLWQAVTGLTYLTATSDLDLLWPCREAVPTGLLTQIRTIADVAPMRIDGEILLPDGFGLHWRELLEAPAGGSVLAKSVDALALRPVDALRVPVAA from the coding sequence TTGGCTGAGCCCTACAGGCGCCACGACCTCGTCCGGGCCGATCCGGCAGCCTGGGCGGCCTTGCTCGACGCGCGGCCGGATCTCGTCGCTGTCCCGCATCTGCGAGGCTGGGCCGAGGCGGGGCGGCCCTTCGTCGTGCGCCGCCGGGTTCCGGGAGAGGACGCCGGGGCCGTCCCCCTCGGATTGCCCTTGCCACCCGCCGACGGCAAGCGGAGGATCGGGCTGGCGCTGCCTGAGGAAGCCCTGACGGCGCTATCCCCGATGAGCCTGATCGACGTCGCCGGCGATGCCCCCGCGGCCTGGCGCCCGGCCATCCGGGATCTCGTGGCGATCGGGGCCGGGCACGGGATCGTGCCGCGGTCCTTCGGCGGCCTCCTGTGGCAGGCGGTCACCGGCCTGACCTACCTGACCGCCACCTCCGATCTCGACCTGCTCTGGCCGTGTCGCGAGGCCGTCCCGACGGGCCTGCTGACGCAGATCCGCACCATCGCGGACGTGGCGCCCATGCGCATCGACGGGGAGATCCTGCTTCCGGACGGGTTCGGCCTGCACTGGCGGGAGCTGCTCGAAGCCCCGGCCGGCGGCTCCGTGCTCGCAAAGAGCGTGGACGCGCTGGCGCTCCGGCCGGTCGATGCGCTGCGCGTTCCGGTGGCGGCATGA